TGTCAAttcaaacgtttcggcacatttatttcggccatcttcagtgataatatcaaaataagtAAACAAACGTTACAGAAGAaacatgcaataataaaacaagtatGTTCCGCAAGGCTAACGCATATcggttgaaaaaatttttaaaagttcgttgtaaaataaaatatacaaagtaaattaaaataataatgaattagtATCGCAAACGCAAAGTCATAGTATAATAAATGCAGGTTAGAAGATCTTACTTGAGTGTccatgatataataaaatgtagaagTAAATGTGTCTTCAAAATTCGAACCAATTATAAGTCAATGTGTTCTAATATGCGACATGCAACAGCAACGCTCTGaagacatttttctttttgccacCCTTTCCTTATGCTTAACGGATTGCAAGAAAATAAGAAGTCGACGAGTGATCGGTCAATctatgaaaattatgaataaaagaaataaaatagagactattataaaaatgtgaaacgaATTTAACCCAACACATGAATGGAAAGACGTTAGTCacataatttgcaaaacaaaGTGACACGGATTTCCTTCCTAACTCTTACCTACCCATCCTTCGCAAATTTCCCTCCTTTTAGACTCTTTTTAGATCCCCCTCCTTTTCTCCCCTCTTCCATATTCCTTACTTCCCTTCCCCCTATTCCTCTAATAGATCGGCCCCTAGTCCTTCTACCAAAATCTTTGCTCATTTCAATTTCATCATTCATTCATCTGACATATATCCGAATGGACATATCAAAGTTTCATTCTATCCTTAAGGACTTCAACTTTCTAATGGGAcaccaaaacattttatcaaactttATAATCTTTGGACCTTCTTATATTCAACTGATATTATGATCAAAGGTAAATGTTGCTCtgtttttcttgcaaattatgTGACTAACGTCTTTCCATTCATGTGTTGGGTTAAATtcgtttcacatttttataatagtctctattttatttcttttattcataattttcatagATTGACCGATCACTCGTCGACTTCTTATTTTCTTGCAATCCGTTAAGCATAAGGAAAGGgtggcaaaaagaaaaatgtcttCAGAGCGTTGCTGTTGCATGTCGCATATTAGAACACATTGACTTATAATTGGTTCAAATTTTGAAGACACATTTActtctacattttattatattatggaCACTCAAGTAAGATCTTCTAACCTGCATTTATTATACTATGACTTTGCGTTTGCGATactaattcattattattttaatttactttgtatattttattttacaacgaacttttaaaattttttcaaccgATATGCGTTAGCCTTGCGGAACatacttgttttattattgcatgttTCTTCTGTAACGTTTGTTTacttattttgatattatcactgaagatggccgaaataaatgtgccgaaacgtttgaaTTGACAATTtagttacttattattttttgagcatCTAACACCCGGCTCTGGGTCAATATagccaatttattttttaataattttttattatgatggCCCATGTttgacttttcttttataatttattatttattataatatttaataactctTCTTTGTCATTACTGTCACTCGAAGAGGCACTAGTAGACgattcgaaaataatattatcaagtaaaatatattcttgaataattacttactttttattttattagccTAATTAaccaaaaaatttaaaaaaatcaattaaacatataatttttttacttaaaaattatctttcggATTACTTAAAATCATTTCAGCTGTTTTACTGGCTTTACTGCTGGGAGAAACACTAATCTTGAGCCAATGACAGCTCAGAACGACTAGACGCGTAGACGCGCGCATATTGCACTTTAAGTGCTAATCTAAGTGTTAAGCTAGCCTCAACCTTACAATTATAAGAGGAATGGAACAAAATCTTCACTGAgacaataaacaaataaattaacaaactgCTGAGAGTTTATCAAGCggtgataaaaagtaaatatcacatagttttaaattattttctattattaaactatatgtatatgattaagaataaatacttttaatactattagcgttttcgattatacaggatttgaacgacccagggttgatcaatcactattttactataaatgcaagtctttcattggtggagaggttgcaatgacgtcattaaccaaccctgggtcgttcaaatcctgtataatcgaaaacgctatatgattttattgtattagTTATTCATAGCAattgtaataagaaaatagaaagtaaGCCAATACTTTTGAGCAGTAGTGTACATTGCATAGGAATTTTGTTCGTTTTACTTGCATTTCTTACAGTTCAGATGAAATAGGtacatatttttgaagaaagagCAAAGAAAATAAGTGCTGAAAATGCATTCAAAACGAACAGAGTCACGAACTTTATTCATATGCATTTCTTGCACTTaagatgaaataaatacaaaattagtCTTTGGAGGAAGAAAGAGCAAAGAAAATAAGTGCAGAAAGTACATGTAAAGTGAACAGAACTATGGGAAGGCTTCTTGCTAGTAGCCGTCTATAGCATCGTTTTCGATACATATATCTAGATATGTCAATACAAGtcgtaattattaacaacTAAATAACACTTGTTAATTacgattataattttgaataaacacTAAATTTTGTATGTAGAAGATAAAATCTTATGTAAAATACTTACGtgtttacttaattttttaaggttAGAATTTTCTGCAgctatttttttagtaaatcaTGTTATGAGGCATCGGAAGCTGATGTATTGtcatgatttataaatattgtgaatGTTTCTTGCAATAActttaaaactattaaaaaaagaaaatgtttgattatagatattagatatattttataaatataaaaaaattatattttaaagagaaatttaaaatcataataatgaatttatatcaatatttcacTCGTATTCGTATAAGAAATTGTGCAGTCTATGCACAAGTTTTGTCAAGATTCTACAAAAGCGATACAAAAACTATGCAATATCCTACAGCAGGAATAATCGGTCAGAATGATAACGCTGTGTatcatgtatattatataaatatctagcaactgcttaatttaatataatataaatttccagTTATTGGAGATGAAATATTGAAAGCACAAGTGAAAGATACAAATTCCTATTAcatgtgtaatttattatataactgtGGTATTAAAGTTAAGAAggtaagttaatttttttctggcaacaattatattatctgacaagtatttcataaatcttttattatataggactatttatttttataataatattgacttGATTGATTTACAGATCTCTGTCATAAGTGACGATGTTGAAGAAATTTCGAAAGAAATTAGAGATGCTTCTAATAAATACACATATGTTATAACATCTGGTGGAGTTGGACCAACACATGATGATGTTACATACGAAGGTAAATattgtttctaataaaaaaattataattatattgtattttaatttatcataatctGTAGGTCTCGCCAAAGCTTTCAATGATACACTATATTATCACCCCAAACTggtgaatataataaaacatcacTTTGGAGATGACAATGCTTCTTCTCCTGCTTATAAAATGGCTAAGATTCCTCAGAAAGCATCTTTAAATTTTGGTTTAAATCCAGCTAAACCAAACACTTATCCATATATTGTACtagaaaatgtatatgtctTTCCTGGTTCACCtgtattttttcagaaatcttTCCAAAGTTTATATAAGGTAAATATCTTAATGAAGTGAGAGATAAATTGTTGttggtaatttttttcatcattaattcgtactcttatattttattgcaggaGTTACTCTCCACAAATAGAAGATTTGTGAAAGAAGAGGTGTTTATTAATGCTAGGGAAGAATCATTTGCAAATGCTTTATCAACTGTAGTAAAGGAATTTCCCAATGTTTCCTTTGGTTCCTATCCAGTAAGCAATAGCAGGTAATGCAGAGAGGAAAAGTATGTTGTAAATaaggcaaatttttaattttaaattttatttttattattctattaaatacACACTAAAGTTCAAATAGAAATATGGAAATAAGTAGCAATTATGATTTCTATTGTGGGTTTAAGCCTACATATTTCTGAccatgtttttatttgttttatttttttgaaaattgaacaaaaaataaacatgatatacatatatgcataggTATTTTAAAGCATTCGTAACTATAGAGAGTGATAACGAGAACAATACCGAAAGAGCAAAACGGCGATTTTATGAGCTAAAtcctgtaaatatttttgtcaattttgatCGGACGCCGCATGTAGACTGTGTcacaaaatacaataaatttcttcaaaattgttCACGTCGATCGACTTACGAGCAGACGCTCGAAAAGCTtaggtaaaaaaaataatgcattctagatttaacaatattatattgagtATTGTCTCTCTAAACTACATTCCACTTAGACAGGTATATCGGAATTCCGAACATGTTTCGATACGTATCGACGGTAGCATAGAATCGAGCATCGTTATTCATCTCGCGTACATATGTAAAACTCAATTGCATTCAAATAATAAGTTGCAAGTGGTTCATTTCAAGGAAAAACAGATGTCGATTAACATAGAAGAATTCGTCAAAGAAATGATTGACAAGTAATGCAGAAAGCAATCTATTGCTCAAATTATAATCCATGAAATCTAATATCATACAATGGCTATGTAGTATTTGTGATGAAAATTGGATTGTGTATTTGTTAGATATAATTTAGCAGCGTGTACCGTGGAATCCGCGCCTGACAAAAGGATAGACGAATTAATATCCATGCGACCACACTTACAAACATTGCTAGTCGGAGAAGCTGGCGAAAATGTAGTTGATTATAACAGTAACGCGAACCAATTGCAAATCAATAATCCTTTGCGTAACTGGACGAAGGAAGACGTGTGGATTTTCGCCTCATCGTTGTGTCTACCATACAATTTGACTACTTGAAAACAAAAACGGTAAGAAGAAATTACATTCtgaatgcaatttaatatacGCGAGCGATATAGTTtacttttaattgttattctcCGAGTTATAGATGTGCTATGAAGCGTGAACGTTGCATACAATCAAGGAACGTTGCAGTAGCAACACAGTAATAAAACGTATGGAACAGAGCTCGTAATCGATATTTAGCAACGCGCACAATGCGAAAGGATCGTGTCGATCGTGCATTGCTAATGCTGCGTCGTGTCACGAAACCTCTCCTCCCGCGATACTAGATTCCAAAAATCTGACAATATTCCCCAGCCGGCCGGATATCGTTTTAATATTCGTAAGGGCGACGCACGCGTGTGCACAAAAGCAACTTAGTATTGTCTACGCGCGCTTTCAATATGTCCGCTCAGCCATCCGAGTAGCGAAACTGGAATGTACATAGAAAAGAGAAGAGGCACCAAAGAGGGATGGGGAGAACCGTGGGGCGAGACCGAGGCACCTCGCGAGGGTGGAAGGGGCTGGACTACAAGCTCGTATTACACATTTTTCAGCCGAGGAAAAGCCGGCTGGCTGGAGAGAGAAATATCCCGCCGTCTCCTTCTACTCCTTCACCATACCCGTTCCATTCTTTTGAAATTTCATTCCGAGTTAAAGTATTCCCACTTTTATCCCTCGGAACTTTAAAATGAGAACGAGTCGCGATGCCGACGTGCCTTACTGATGGTGCTCTCACGCTATCTCGCAAGTCGTCTATTCGTCCTTTTATTCAAGCCTATACGCCTGTCGTTACGAAAGTCATGCaacaaaagtgaaaaaaaaaaaaaaaaagattattaatttttcgcgGGGTATATCGTTGGAACGATACAAGCGATAGAATACGCGTCGATGTGCGTGCTCGCGCATACGCATGGACGCCGGCGGTGCACGTTCAGGATGAGAACAGAACAGAACAGAACAGAACAGAACAGAACGGAACGGAACGGAAAGGCCGGTACTAGAGATGGAACGAAACGAAACGAAACGAAACGAAACGAAACGAACGTATATTTCCAGAACAAATATTTACGCGAAAGAGGTATAAAAAGAGCGAAAATGTGTTTTCTGTTTGATTTGCGActgtatttttctttccgGTCCAACGGTCCTCTCCTCTGCCTCCCTC
The window above is part of the Linepithema humile isolate Giens D197 chromosome 8, Lhum_UNIL_v1.0, whole genome shotgun sequence genome. Proteins encoded here:
- the LOC105680052 gene encoding FAD synthase-like isoform X2, translated to MCNLLYNCGIKVKKISVISDDVEEISKEIRDASNKYTYVITSGGVGPTHDDVTYEGLAKAFNDTLYYHPKLVNIIKHHFGDDNASSPAYKMAKIPQKASLNFGLNPAKPNTYPYIVLENVYVFPGSPVFFQKSFQSLYKELLSTNRRFVKEEVFINAREESFANALSTVVKEFPNVSFGSYPVSNSRYFKAFVTIESDNENNTERAKRRFYELNPVNIFVNFDRTPHVDCVTKYNKFLQNCSRRSTYEQTLEKLRQVYRNSEHVSIRIDGSIESSIVIHLAYICKTQLHSNNKLQVVHFKEKQMSINIEEFVKEMIDKYNLAACTVESAPDKRIDELISMRPHLQTLLVGEAGENVVDYNSNANQLQINNPLRNWTKEDVWIFASSLCLPYNLTT
- the LOC105680052 gene encoding FAD synthase-like isoform X1, with the protein product MNLYQYFTRIRIRNCAVYAQVLSRFYKSDTKTMQYPTAGIIVIGDEILKAQVKDTNSYYMCNLLYNCGIKVKKISVISDDVEEISKEIRDASNKYTYVITSGGVGPTHDDVTYEGLAKAFNDTLYYHPKLVNIIKHHFGDDNASSPAYKMAKIPQKASLNFGLNPAKPNTYPYIVLENVYVFPGSPVFFQKSFQSLYKELLSTNRRFVKEEVFINAREESFANALSTVVKEFPNVSFGSYPVSNSRYFKAFVTIESDNENNTERAKRRFYELNPVNIFVNFDRTPHVDCVTKYNKFLQNCSRRSTYEQTLEKLRQVYRNSEHVSIRIDGSIESSIVIHLAYICKTQLHSNNKLQVVHFKEKQMSINIEEFVKEMIDKYNLAACTVESAPDKRIDELISMRPHLQTLLVGEAGENVVDYNSNANQLQINNPLRNWTKEDVWIFASSLCLPYNLTT